Proteins encoded by one window of Chryseobacterium sp. POL2:
- a CDS encoding lmo0937 family membrane protein yields MRSILWTVAVICIIVWLLGMIGVIPGISTGYLIHILLVIAVIVVLFNIISGRKPLD; encoded by the coding sequence ATGAGAAGCATTTTATGGACCGTAGCTGTCATTTGTATTATCGTTTGGCTGCTGGGTATGATAGGCGTAATTCCCGGAATAAGTACGGGTTATTTAATTCACATTTTATTGGTAATTGCCGTTATTGTCGTTCTTTTTAACATTATTTCCGGACGAAAACCGCTGGATTAA
- the mnmE gene encoding tRNA uridine-5-carboxymethylaminomethyl(34) synthesis GTPase MnmE, with product MNQDTICALATANGMGAIGIIRISGEKSFEIVNKVFEGKNLEKVASHTVHYGFVKDETETIDEVMVSVFHAPKTFTTEHSVEISFHGSPHIGAKILEVLIKNGARMAKAGEFTMRAFMNGRIDLSQAESIADLIASENEASRKVALNQLKGGITQEISVLRNDLLNFTSLIELELDFAEEDVEFADRTALVGLIKKIQMKLKSLIDSFQYGNAIKNGTAVAIIGKPNAGKSTLLNALLKEERAIVSNIAGTTRDTIEEILHIKGHAFRLIDTAGLRETEDEIEAIGVKKAKEKVEQAEVLVYLVDAATIDFSEDFDMLKSLIRKDLEVIVCATKIDEVSPSVYESMESAFRNEIDFPFNFITISAVENQNIQDLKNDLSSYVESLKAQEGGVVITNQRHYAALQNSLESVTRVEEAVSHQITTELLAYELRNALEQLGEISGEFTNDEVLGNIFSKFCIGK from the coding sequence ATGAATCAGGACACAATTTGCGCTTTAGCCACTGCCAATGGAATGGGCGCCATCGGGATCATTAGGATTTCTGGAGAAAAATCTTTTGAAATCGTTAATAAAGTTTTTGAAGGTAAAAATCTGGAAAAAGTGGCCTCTCATACTGTACATTATGGGTTTGTTAAAGATGAAACCGAAACGATTGATGAAGTTATGGTTTCGGTTTTTCATGCACCGAAGACTTTTACTACAGAGCATTCGGTGGAAATTTCTTTTCATGGCTCACCGCATATTGGGGCAAAAATCCTAGAAGTGTTGATAAAAAATGGTGCAAGAATGGCGAAAGCTGGGGAGTTCACCATGCGTGCATTTATGAATGGCAGAATAGATCTTTCCCAAGCCGAATCTATTGCTGATTTGATTGCTTCTGAAAATGAAGCGTCACGAAAAGTAGCTTTGAACCAATTAAAAGGTGGAATTACACAGGAAATTTCGGTACTGAGAAATGATTTGCTGAACTTCACTTCTCTTATTGAACTCGAACTCGATTTTGCTGAAGAAGACGTGGAATTTGCTGATAGAACCGCTTTGGTAGGTTTGATAAAGAAGATTCAGATGAAATTAAAATCCTTAATTGATAGTTTCCAATACGGAAATGCCATCAAAAACGGAACCGCCGTTGCCATTATCGGGAAACCTAATGCCGGGAAATCTACCCTACTGAATGCATTGTTGAAAGAAGAACGTGCGATTGTGAGCAATATTGCGGGAACGACAAGAGATACCATCGAGGAAATTCTGCATATTAAAGGACATGCCTTCCGATTGATTGATACCGCGGGACTTCGTGAAACGGAGGACGAAATAGAAGCGATAGGTGTAAAAAAAGCCAAAGAAAAGGTGGAACAAGCGGAGGTTTTGGTGTATTTGGTGGATGCTGCAACTATAGATTTTAGCGAAGATTTCGACATGCTGAAAAGCCTCATTCGAAAAGATTTAGAAGTAATTGTTTGCGCAACGAAGATTGACGAGGTTAGCCCTTCGGTTTACGAGAGTATGGAATCCGCGTTCCGAAATGAAATTGATTTCCCATTTAATTTCATTACCATATCTGCGGTTGAAAACCAAAACATTCAAGATTTAAAGAATGATTTATCCTCCTATGTTGAAAGTTTGAAAGCCCAAGAAGGCGGTGTAGTGATTACTAATCAACGTCACTATGCAGCTTTGCAGAACTCTTTGGAATCGGTAACGCGTGTGGAAGAAGCTGTTTCTCATCAAATCACTACCGAACTGCTCGCCTACGAATTGAGAAATGCTTTGGAACAATTGGGTGAAATCTCTGGTGAGTTTACTAACGATGAAGTTTTAGGCAATATTTTTAGTAAGTTTTGTATCGGGAAGTAA
- a CDS encoding B12-binding domain-containing radical SAM protein — protein sequence MQTDLLLITPPFTQLNTPYPGTVYLKGFLNTLSYQIFQSDLGLDVILKLFSKQGLTDLFEFIEHQNVELGENAQRMLILKDDYISSIDPVIHFLQGKNSTLADSIVQDGYLPEASRFSQLEDLDWAFGAMSFQDKAKHFATLYLEDLSDLIIEAVDENFGFSRYAERLGRSAHSFDELYNELQNKPTYIDKITLSELEKLIQKTQPKIIGFSVPFPGNLYSAFRCAQYIKTNYPNIKISMGGGFPNTELRSLSDVRVFEFFDFIMLDDGEAPTEQLLKFIYNEAEISDLKRTFILQNNEVIYINNPEIRDYKFSEVGTPDYSDLRLNEYISVIEVVNPMHRLWSDGRWNKLTMAHGCYWGKCTFCDISLDYIKIYEPIVAQQIVDRMEELIKTTQNTGFHFVDEAAPPALMREVALEILRRKLTVTWWTNIRFEKSFTYDLCRLLKASGCIAVSGGLEVASDRLLKLIDKGVTVDQVAIVNRNFTEAGIMIHAYLMYGFPTQTTQETIDSLEMVRQLFEIGILQSGFWHQFAMTAHSPVGMNPHYYKVINHSTELGTFANNDMLHEEKSGLDHTQFSFGLKKSLFNYLHGVGFELPLQEWFDFKIPRTTIPKFYIEDVLNNETFSGHKPNQKVVWLGGIPQLNITTKTKKGIIYENAMLSIHTKQDAVEIRMEKEIAEWLINFIQLLNESPKALTYQQMKTHFEEALEINFDVFIASKPAEKLKEIALLFV from the coding sequence TTGCAAACCGATTTACTTTTAATTACGCCTCCTTTTACGCAACTCAACACACCATATCCCGGAACGGTCTATTTAAAGGGGTTTCTGAATACTTTGTCCTACCAAATATTTCAGTCGGATTTGGGATTGGATGTCATTTTAAAGCTATTTTCCAAGCAAGGTTTAACGGATTTATTTGAGTTTATTGAGCATCAAAATGTAGAATTGGGCGAAAATGCTCAACGCATGTTGATATTGAAAGACGATTATATTTCCAGCATTGATCCCGTTATTCACTTTCTGCAAGGCAAAAATTCAACGTTGGCGGATTCTATTGTTCAAGATGGATATTTGCCCGAGGCTTCAAGATTTTCTCAATTGGAGGATTTGGATTGGGCTTTTGGAGCGATGTCTTTTCAGGATAAAGCCAAGCATTTTGCCACTTTATATTTAGAAGATTTATCGGATTTAATTATTGAAGCTGTAGACGAAAATTTCGGTTTTAGTCGATATGCAGAACGTTTGGGAAGATCAGCCCATTCTTTTGATGAGTTGTACAATGAACTTCAAAATAAACCCACTTATATTGATAAAATCACGCTTTCCGAATTAGAAAAACTGATTCAGAAAACGCAACCCAAAATCATTGGATTTTCCGTGCCTTTTCCTGGAAATTTGTATTCGGCTTTTCGTTGTGCGCAATACATAAAAACCAATTATCCCAACATAAAAATCAGCATGGGCGGAGGTTTCCCGAATACAGAATTGCGTTCTTTGAGCGATGTTCGCGTGTTTGAATTCTTTGATTTCATTATGTTGGATGATGGCGAAGCACCAACGGAACAGCTCCTAAAATTCATCTATAACGAAGCCGAAATTTCAGATTTAAAAAGAACATTTATCCTTCAAAATAATGAAGTAATTTACATCAACAATCCTGAAATTCGGGATTATAAATTCTCAGAAGTTGGAACGCCCGATTATTCGGATTTAAGATTGAATGAATACATTTCTGTGATTGAAGTGGTGAATCCGATGCACCGACTTTGGAGCGATGGCCGTTGGAATAAACTGACGATGGCGCACGGTTGCTATTGGGGAAAATGTACGTTTTGCGACATTTCTTTAGATTATATTAAAATTTACGAACCTATTGTTGCTCAACAAATTGTTGACAGAATGGAGGAACTGATAAAAACCACTCAAAATACAGGTTTTCATTTTGTGGATGAAGCCGCTCCACCTGCTTTGATGCGTGAAGTAGCCTTGGAAATTCTCCGCCGAAAACTCACCGTAACTTGGTGGACGAATATTCGTTTTGAGAAAAGTTTCACCTATGATTTGTGTAGATTGTTGAAAGCTTCGGGTTGTATTGCGGTTTCTGGAGGTTTGGAAGTGGCTTCGGACCGATTGTTAAAACTCATTGACAAAGGTGTAACCGTGGATCAGGTAGCGATTGTAAACCGAAATTTCACCGAAGCTGGCATTATGATTCACGCCTATTTGATGTACGGATTTCCGACACAAACTACCCAAGAAACTATTGATAGTTTAGAAATGGTTCGTCAGTTATTTGAAATCGGGATTTTGCAATCTGGTTTTTGGCATCAATTTGCGATGACGGCTCACAGTCCGGTGGGTATGAATCCCCATTATTACAAAGTCATCAATCACAGTACAGAACTAGGAACTTTTGCAAATAATGATATGCTGCACGAGGAAAAATCAGGCTTAGATCATACGCAATTTTCGTTTGGTTTGAAGAAATCTTTGTTCAATTATTTGCATGGTGTAGGATTTGAACTGCCTTTGCAGGAATGGTTTGATTTTAAAATTCCAAGAACAACGATTCCGAAATTTTATATTGAAGATGTTTTAAATAATGAGACTTTTTCTGGTCACAAACCCAATCAGAAAGTCGTTTGGCTGGGTGGAATTCCGCAATTGAACATCACCACAAAAACCAAAAAAGGCATCATTTACGAAAATGCAATGTTAAGCATTCATACCAAACAAGATGCTGTGGAAATCCGTATGGAGAAAGAAATTGCAGAATGGTTGATTAACTTCATCCAACTTTTAAACGAAAGTCCAAAAGCATTGACTTATCAACAGATGAAAACTCATTTTGAAGAAGCTTTGGAAATAAATTTTGATGTTTTTATAGCATCAAAACCTGCAGAAAAATTGAAGGAGATTGCATTGCTTTTTGTTTAA
- a CDS encoding T9SS type A sorting domain-containing protein: MYDSTLGTAAPDAHNNELQVYLILQNKVKKTVLKSKYPIDQIDIYDMTGSLFYTSKNIHALNYSIINQSLPKGTYIMKVHSNKLYTLKMIIK, from the coding sequence ATGTATGATAGCACCTTAGGAACTGCAGCACCAGATGCCCATAACAACGAGCTACAAGTCTATCTAATCCTGCAAAACAAGGTGAAAAAAACCGTCTTAAAATCAAAATATCCGATTGACCAAATTGATATTTATGACATGACAGGAAGTTTATTCTATACCTCAAAAAATATTCATGCCCTCAACTACTCTATCATTAATCAAAGTCTTCCAAAAGGGACTTATATTATGAAAGTACATTCTAACAAACTTTATACTTTAAAAATGATTATTAAATAA
- a CDS encoding M20/M25/M40 family metallo-hydrolase, with translation MRTAILSIFILLGLQANAQEVEIKNLEKHIYYLADDAMKGRGTGSKQNKKAAKYIAKHFKKYQLDALGTDGFYQDFKAKVRKVKVTDSIREARNVIGFLNNNAEKTIVIGAHYDHIGEGKQGSSRAENSYGIIHNGADDNASGVAGLLELARIYSQNKEKEPVNFLFIAFGAEELGLVGSRYFVNNPTYDLSKIQWMLNMDMIGRLNKETGVSIIGYGTSPAFETIFKEIQPENFVKFYTGYEGRGGSDQTSFYEKEIPVLFFHTGGHDDYHKPTDDAEKVDYASLKNILNLEKAVIESSFKQHEMPFRNTDQNK, from the coding sequence ATGAGAACAGCCATTCTAAGTATTTTTATCCTTTTGGGATTGCAAGCCAACGCACAAGAAGTAGAAATTAAAAATTTAGAAAAACACATTTATTATCTTGCTGACGATGCTATGAAAGGTCGCGGAACAGGTAGCAAACAAAATAAAAAAGCTGCAAAATATATTGCTAAACATTTCAAAAAATACCAATTAGACGCTTTAGGAACGGATGGTTTTTATCAAGATTTTAAAGCAAAAGTTCGAAAAGTAAAAGTAACAGACAGCATTCGTGAGGCGAGAAATGTGATTGGCTTTTTGAATAACAATGCTGAGAAAACCATCGTTATTGGCGCACATTACGATCATATCGGCGAAGGAAAACAAGGCAGTTCCCGCGCAGAAAATAGCTACGGAATTATTCATAATGGTGCGGATGATAATGCTTCTGGCGTGGCTGGCTTATTAGAATTGGCGCGTATTTATTCTCAAAACAAAGAAAAAGAGCCTGTTAATTTTTTGTTCATCGCTTTTGGTGCCGAGGAATTGGGCTTGGTAGGTTCGCGCTATTTTGTGAACAATCCGACTTATGATTTAAGCAAAATTCAGTGGATGCTGAATATGGATATGATTGGCAGACTGAACAAAGAAACCGGCGTTTCCATTATTGGTTATGGGACTTCGCCTGCTTTCGAAACGATTTTTAAAGAAATTCAGCCAGAAAATTTTGTAAAATTTTATACGGGCTACGAGGGTAGAGGCGGCTCGGACCAAACCTCATTTTATGAGAAAGAAATTCCTGTGTTGTTTTTTCATACAGGCGGACACGACGATTATCATAAACCGACAGATGATGCTGAAAAAGTAGATTATGCTTCGTTGAAAAATATTTTAAATTTAGAAAAAGCGGTTATTGAAAGTAGTTTTAAACAACATGAAATGCCGTTTAGAAATACCGACCAAAACAAATAA